CATCTCTGAGAAGGATTTGGTTAAGCAGCAAATCAAGCGGTGCTGGAACTTACCTGCAGGGGCTAAGAACGCGCATGAAATGCTGATCTCAATCCGTTTGGTCATGAACCCTGACGGCACGGTCCAACAATCGCGCGTTTTGAACGGCGGGCGGATGCAGACAGACCCGTTCTATAAGACCATGGCGGAAAGTGCTTTGCGCGCAACACTGGACCCACGCTGCCAACCGTTTAGACTGCCACCTGAAAAATACCAGCGATGGAAAACCATGAAGCTCAACTTCGACCCGAGGGATATGTTTGGCCTATGACACACTCTGTTCGTTTAATAGCCGTTTTGGCGTTCCTCATGCCGCTGCTGATTTCAGGGGCGGCCAAGGCTGAGCTGGAAATCAACATCACCCAAGGCGTGGCGGAACCCATGCCTGTGGCCATCGCCGATTTTTATGGCGAAGGCAAAGGGGAACAGAGACTCGGCGCGTCCGTTGCCGGTGTCATTGCGGCGGACTTAGAGCGATCGGGCCTGTTCCTGCCCATCGATAAAAAGGCCTTTATTCAAGATGTCGAAAGCCTGAACATCCTGCCGCGCTTTGGCGATTGGCGGATCATCAATGCCAAAGTCCTTGTGCAAGGCCGGATCGAAATGACCGTGGACGGGCGCATGAAAGTTGAATTTCGGTTGTGGGACGTGTTGGCCGAAACGCAAATGGAGGGCATGGCGTACTTCACCCTTCCGGGCAACTGGCGGCGTGTGGCACACATTGTCGCGGATGCCATTTACAAACGTATCACCGGTGAAGATGGCTACTTCGATACCCGCATTGTCTACATCGCAGAATCGGGTCCGAAAACCAATCGGATCAAAAAGCTCGCCATCATGGACCAAGACGGCGAGAATTATAACGAATTGACCAAAGGCCAAGATATGGTGCTGACGCCGCGCTTCTCGCCGGATCGTCAGGAAATCACCTACCTGTCCTACTATAACGGCGTGCCCCGCGTGTATATCTTCGATATCGACAGTGGCCGCCAAGAGGTTTTGGGCGATTTTCCGGGCATGACCTTTGCGCCACGGTTCTCACCGGACGGAAAATCCGTCATTTTTTCCATGACCAAGCAGGGTAATTCCGAAATTTATCTGATGGATTTGGCCACCCGACAAGAACGTCAAATCACCCATCACAGCGCCATTGATACCTCTCCGAGCATGTCGCCGGACGGCAAACGGGTGGTGTTTAACTCGGATCGTTCCGGCAAACAGCAGCTCTACGTCATGAACGTGAACGGCACGGGCGTGCACCGGATCAGCTTTTCCAAAGGCCGCTACGCCACGCCTGTCTGGTCGCCGCGCGGAGATTTGATTGCATTTACAAGAATTTATAAGGGTGAGTTCTACATCGGCGTGATGCGGCCGGACGGCTCTGGCGAGCGCTTGCTGACCAAAGGGTTCTTGGTCGAAGCCCCCACCTGGGCGCCCAATGGCCGGGTGTTGATGTTCTTTCGTCAGGAAAAATCTGACAAATATGGTCGCGGTGGGAAAACACGTATTTTCTCCATAGACTTGACCGGACATAACGAGCGGGAAGTCAAAACACCCGGTGATGCGTCAGATCCGGCGTGGTCCCCCTTGATTCCTTAGAACGCACGTCATATAGTCCCGAAAGGAAAAACCTAATAATTCCAGGGGTCAGTCTGTCTTGGATAAGTTAAGTGAAGCTGTTTGTTGACATAAAACCATCAGTTTCGAGTGTTAAAACATCGATATCCGCCCAATTTGTGGGCGCTCCAATGAATGGGAGATACCTAATGCGTTTCAAAATTGTGAGTCTGATTGCCGTTGCGGGCGTGTTGGCTGCTTGCGGCACCGCTCCGACTTCTGAAACCGCTTCGACGTCCGGTTCCGGTGCAGGTACCGGCGCAGCGAGCATCGTTCCGGGTTCCGCAGAAGACCTAAAAGTTAACGTCGGCGATCGCGTGTTCTTCGCTTTCGATCGTTACAACCTGACAGCCGAAGCCCGCTACACCCTGCAGCAACAAGCTGCTTGGATGGCTGCAAACCCGGCCGTCAATGTTGCCATCGAAGGTCACTGCGACGAACGCGGTACCCGTGAATACAACTTGGCATTGGGCGAACGCCGCGCCACCGCAGTGGTTGACTATTTGTCCACCTTGGGTGTTGCCGCAAACCGCGTTTCCTCCATCTCCTACGGTAAAGAGCGTCCTGAAGATCCGGCCTCCAACGAAACCGCTTGGGCCAAAAACCGTCGTGCTGTGACGACGCTCAAGTAAGCTGTTTCGACCGAAGTCCCGTTCGGGGCTGACCTAATCAGAGCGCCTGTCCGACCCAAAGGGGATCGGGCGGGCGTTTTGTTTTTGTGTTATCCCTGTGAAAAATCGCACCTCGCCCTAATTTCGCCGGAAATTCACCGCAAGGTCCTTATTGATCCTTTAAGGGCTCAGGCTTTAAAAAGGCGGGGTAGGCGTATTTGTTTATTGTTTTGAACCACGGACGCATTTCATGACTGTTCTTCGTATTCGTTTCGCTCTTGTCGGTGCTGCTGTTGCGGCGCTGGTGTTGTCGATTGCCGAACCTGTTTTCGC
This sequence is a window from Magnetovibrio sp. PR-2. Protein-coding genes within it:
- the tolB gene encoding Tol-Pal system beta propeller repeat protein TolB; the protein is MTHSVRLIAVLAFLMPLLISGAAKAELEINITQGVAEPMPVAIADFYGEGKGEQRLGASVAGVIAADLERSGLFLPIDKKAFIQDVESLNILPRFGDWRIINAKVLVQGRIEMTVDGRMKVEFRLWDVLAETQMEGMAYFTLPGNWRRVAHIVADAIYKRITGEDGYFDTRIVYIAESGPKTNRIKKLAIMDQDGENYNELTKGQDMVLTPRFSPDRQEITYLSYYNGVPRVYIFDIDSGRQEVLGDFPGMTFAPRFSPDGKSVIFSMTKQGNSEIYLMDLATRQERQITHHSAIDTSPSMSPDGKRVVFNSDRSGKQQLYVMNVNGTGVHRISFSKGRYATPVWSPRGDLIAFTRIYKGEFYIGVMRPDGSGERLLTKGFLVEAPTWAPNGRVLMFFRQEKSDKYGRGGKTRIFSIDLTGHNEREVKTPGDASDPAWSPLIP
- the pal gene encoding peptidoglycan-associated lipoprotein Pal, which translates into the protein MRFKIVSLIAVAGVLAACGTAPTSETASTSGSGAGTGAASIVPGSAEDLKVNVGDRVFFAFDRYNLTAEARYTLQQQAAWMAANPAVNVAIEGHCDERGTREYNLALGERRATAVVDYLSTLGVAANRVSSISYGKERPEDPASNETAWAKNRRAVTTLK